The following are encoded in a window of Solidesulfovibrio magneticus RS-1 genomic DNA:
- the nadA gene encoding quinolinate synthase NadA, with the protein MMTAETAQKIDAIRRERGSDLAILAHHYQTDDVVAHADILGDSLELSRKIASLSARDIVFCGVFFMAETAAMLAAPGQRIHIPAPDAACVMSEMAPAPLVEAVLTRLRQAGRDVLPLTYVNSSAAVKAVVGACGGAVCTSANAPKMLKWALDHGRGVLFLPDKMLGQNTCNTLGVPESARHILDVRGGGSQVDLAAATKAEVLLWPGQCVIHARFKARDIAAIRVQPPEARIVVHPECSPETVSAADAAGSTSFIIKYVAEAPEGSEIVIGTEINLVKRLAKQYQGKKTIRPLALSACSNMAKGTEANLLTTLQNLDTAEPVRVDEAVRAPAALAVTRMLEASA; encoded by the coding sequence ATGATGACCGCCGAAACCGCCCAGAAAATCGACGCGATCCGCCGGGAACGCGGCAGCGACTTGGCTATCCTGGCCCACCACTACCAGACCGACGACGTGGTGGCCCACGCCGACATTCTCGGTGATTCCCTGGAACTTTCGCGCAAGATCGCTTCGCTGTCGGCCAGGGACATCGTGTTTTGCGGCGTCTTTTTCATGGCCGAGACAGCGGCCATGCTGGCCGCGCCCGGCCAGCGCATCCACATCCCGGCCCCGGACGCGGCCTGCGTCATGTCCGAGATGGCCCCGGCTCCCCTGGTCGAGGCCGTGCTGACGCGCCTGCGCCAGGCCGGGCGCGACGTGTTGCCGCTGACCTACGTCAACTCCTCGGCGGCGGTCAAAGCCGTGGTCGGGGCCTGCGGCGGGGCGGTATGCACCTCGGCCAACGCGCCGAAAATGCTCAAGTGGGCCCTGGACCACGGACGCGGCGTGCTCTTTTTGCCGGACAAGATGCTCGGGCAAAACACCTGCAACACCCTGGGCGTGCCGGAAAGCGCCCGCCACATCCTGGACGTGCGCGGCGGCGGCTCCCAGGTCGACCTCGCGGCGGCCACCAAGGCCGAGGTGCTCTTGTGGCCCGGCCAGTGCGTCATCCATGCCCGGTTCAAGGCCCGGGACATCGCCGCCATCCGCGTGCAGCCCCCCGAGGCCCGCATTGTGGTCCATCCCGAGTGTTCGCCCGAGACCGTGTCCGCCGCCGACGCGGCCGGCTCGACCTCGTTTATCATCAAGTACGTGGCCGAGGCTCCGGAGGGTTCCGAGATCGTCATCGGCACGGAGATCAATCTGGTCAAGCGGCTGGCCAAGCAGTATCAGGGAAAAAAGACCATCCGGCCCCTGGCGCTGAGCGCCTGTTCCAACATGGCCAAAGGCACCGAGGCCAATCTGCTGACAACGCTGCAAAATCTCGACACGGCCGAGCCGGTGCGCGTGGATGAAGCCGTGCGCGCCCCGGCCGCGTTGGCCGTCACGCGGATGCTCGAAGCCTCGGCCTGA
- a CDS encoding replication-associated recombination protein A, translating to MDLLGNEKRPLAERIRPAKLEDFVGQAHVISRLTNMLAAPRLPSLLLFGPPGCGKSTLALILARAKGRPYVRVSAPEAGLAALRELIKGKEILILDELHRFSKAQQDFFLPILETGEIVLLATTTENPSFSVTRQLLSRLHVLRLGPLTHPQLMVLAERGAREAGMALAKESLETIAMLSSGDGRTLLNLVEYTAALSEDKRAPDELRKHLPEALARGDRDGDSHYELASAMIKSIRGSDPDAALYYLACMLESGEDPRFCCRRLMISASEDIGLADPMALPLAVSAAEAVERIGMPEGFIPLAQTVVYLALAPKSNSTYAAYLTAKKEIMQSGVKPVPLHLRNPSTKLQKEWGFGKGYMYPHAYPDAWVEQDYLPEELVGRQFYMPKEQGQEPRLAARLARLRKRHG from the coding sequence ATGGATTTGCTCGGAAACGAAAAACGCCCCCTGGCCGAGCGCATCCGGCCGGCCAAGCTCGAAGACTTCGTGGGCCAGGCCCATGTCATCTCGCGGCTGACCAACATGCTGGCCGCGCCGCGCCTGCCGAGCCTGCTGCTCTTTGGCCCGCCGGGCTGCGGCAAATCCACCCTGGCCCTCATTCTCGCCCGGGCCAAGGGCCGGCCCTACGTGCGCGTCAGCGCCCCGGAAGCGGGCCTGGCCGCCCTGCGCGAACTCATCAAGGGCAAGGAAATCCTTATCCTGGACGAGCTGCACCGCTTTTCCAAGGCGCAGCAGGATTTTTTCCTGCCCATCCTCGAAACGGGCGAGATCGTGCTCTTGGCCACCACCACGGAGAACCCGTCGTTTTCGGTCACGCGCCAACTCCTGTCCCGGCTGCACGTCCTGCGCCTGGGGCCGTTGACCCATCCCCAGCTCATGGTTCTGGCCGAGCGCGGGGCGCGCGAGGCCGGCATGGCCCTGGCCAAGGAGAGCCTGGAAACCATCGCCATGCTGTCCTCGGGCGACGGCCGCACGCTGCTCAATCTGGTCGAATACACGGCCGCCTTGTCCGAGGACAAACGCGCCCCGGACGAACTGCGCAAGCACCTCCCCGAGGCCCTGGCCCGGGGCGACCGCGACGGCGACTCCCACTACGAACTGGCCTCGGCCATGATCAAATCCATCCGCGGCAGCGACCCGGACGCCGCCCTGTACTACCTGGCCTGCATGCTCGAATCCGGCGAGGACCCGCGTTTTTGCTGCCGCCGGCTCATGATTTCGGCTTCCGAGGACATCGGCCTGGCCGATCCCATGGCTTTGCCCCTGGCCGTGTCCGCCGCCGAGGCCGTGGAGCGCATCGGGATGCCCGAAGGATTTATTCCCCTGGCCCAGACCGTGGTCTATCTGGCCCTGGCTCCCAAGAGCAATTCCACCTACGCCGCCTATCTGACCGCCAAAAAGGAAATCATGCAGTCCGGGGTCAAGCCCGTGCCCCTGCATCTGCGCAATCCCTCGACCAAGCTGCAAAAGGAATGGGGCTTCGGCAAGGGCTACATGTATCCCCACGCCTATCCCGACGCCTGGGTGGAGCAGGATTATCTGCCCGAGGAACTGGTGGGCCGCCAGTTCTACATGCCCAAGGAGCAAGGCCAGGAACCGCGCCTGGCCGCCAGGCTGGCCAGGCTTCGCAAGCGCCATGGGTAG
- the nadC gene encoding carboxylating nicotinate-nucleotide diphosphorylase produces MTDLRFERYFSGKARDYLFRSIDLALEEDGPDLTAMAVFAPEDRLTAAIVAKEEAVMAGLPIAPLVLERMGQAEACSVTLFAADGQRVANRMVVAEIVGPAITLLKAERVILNYICHLSGIATMVAKAVAALAGTKTRLLDTRKTLPGLRYPEKYAVVCGGGVNHRLDLAEMLMFKDNHIDRAGGIPQAMAALRKSYQGHMESMPPVEIECRTLAEVAQAIAEAPKRIMLDNMDEPTMREALAMVPAGIETEVSGGVDLDALAGIGALGPDFVSVGRITHSAKSADLSMLLKETTA; encoded by the coding sequence ATGACCGACTTACGCTTCGAACGCTATTTTTCCGGCAAAGCCCGGGACTATCTTTTCCGCTCCATCGACCTCGCCCTGGAGGAAGACGGGCCGGACTTGACCGCCATGGCCGTTTTCGCCCCCGAGGACCGGTTGACCGCCGCCATCGTGGCCAAGGAAGAAGCCGTCATGGCCGGCTTGCCCATCGCCCCCCTGGTCCTTGAGCGCATGGGCCAGGCCGAGGCTTGCTCGGTCACGCTTTTCGCCGCCGACGGCCAGCGCGTGGCCAACCGCATGGTGGTGGCCGAAATCGTGGGGCCGGCCATCACGCTGCTCAAGGCCGAGCGCGTCATCCTCAACTATATCTGCCATCTCTCGGGCATCGCCACCATGGTCGCCAAGGCCGTGGCCGCCCTGGCCGGCACGAAAACCCGCCTTCTCGACACCCGAAAGACCCTGCCCGGCCTGCGCTATCCCGAAAAATACGCCGTGGTCTGCGGCGGCGGCGTCAACCACCGCCTCGATCTGGCCGAAATGCTCATGTTCAAGGACAACCACATCGACCGGGCCGGCGGCATCCCCCAAGCCATGGCCGCCTTGCGCAAATCCTACCAAGGCCATATGGAATCCATGCCGCCCGTGGAAATCGAATGCCGGACCCTGGCCGAAGTGGCCCAGGCCATAGCCGAAGCCCCCAAGCGCATCATGCTCGACAACATGGATGAGCCGACCATGCGCGAGGCCCTGGCCATGGTGCCGGCCGGCATCGAAACGGAAGTCAGCGGCGGCGTGGACCTGGACGCCCTGGCCGGCATTGGCGCGCTCGGCCCGGATTTCGTGTCCGTGGGCCGCATCACCCATTCCGCCAAAAGCGCCGACTTAAGCATGCTGCTCAAGGAGACGACCGCATGA
- the nadB gene encoding L-aspartate oxidase has translation MVYRMHANALVIGSGLAGLTAALTMAEAGLEVILLTSGEDLDDGNSALAQGGIVYRGPDDSPQLLERDMLTCGWRHNSVRAVKYLARRGPQVVQELLIDKLQLPFDHKGGGSDYHLGKEGGHSVARILHMADRTGRAIMEGLMAAVKANPNIKILTRRTAVDLLTSNHHATLLEFKYQLLNQCLGAYVLNEVSGQVETILADFTVLATGGCGRLFLHTSNTRSSIGSALAMASRAFAKVMNVEYVQFHPTTLFHRAERRLLITEALRGEGARLVNAAGEPFMQRYDPRADLAPRDIVTRAILAEMLKTDQDCVYLDVASYVKNLEEHFPTVYKGCLQLGIDVTKQPIPVVPAAHYFCGGVLTDSAGRTTLERLYAAGECACTGIHGANRLASTSLLECVLWGHSAGQDVAKRAGSKAAIGRRLLDSIPDWVSPGSNRNEDPALIAQDWATIRNTMWNYVGINRSSSRLKRAFEDLRELNKHIHDFYRETPISKAIVDLFHGCQAAYTITIAAMQNRRSLGCHYRID, from the coding sequence ATGGTCTACCGCATGCACGCCAACGCCCTGGTCATCGGCTCGGGACTGGCCGGCCTTACCGCCGCCCTGACCATGGCCGAGGCCGGCCTGGAAGTGATTCTGCTGACTTCCGGCGAAGACCTCGACGACGGCAACAGCGCCCTGGCCCAGGGTGGCATCGTCTATCGCGGCCCGGACGACTCGCCCCAGCTTCTGGAGCGCGACATGCTCACCTGCGGCTGGCGGCACAACTCCGTGCGCGCGGTCAAGTATCTGGCCCGGCGCGGGCCGCAGGTGGTGCAGGAACTGCTCATCGACAAGCTGCAGCTCCCTTTTGACCACAAGGGCGGCGGCAGCGACTACCACCTGGGCAAGGAAGGCGGCCACAGTGTGGCCCGCATCCTCCACATGGCCGACCGCACCGGCCGAGCCATCATGGAGGGCCTGATGGCGGCGGTCAAAGCCAACCCCAACATCAAGATCCTCACCCGCCGCACGGCCGTGGACCTGCTCACCTCCAACCACCACGCCACCTTGCTGGAATTCAAGTACCAGCTCCTGAACCAATGCCTGGGGGCCTACGTCTTAAACGAGGTCTCGGGACAGGTGGAAACCATTCTGGCCGATTTCACCGTGTTGGCCACGGGCGGCTGCGGCCGGCTGTTCCTGCACACCTCCAACACCCGTTCCTCCATCGGCTCGGCCCTGGCCATGGCTTCGCGCGCCTTTGCTAAGGTCATGAACGTGGAATACGTGCAGTTCCATCCGACCACGCTCTTTCACCGGGCCGAACGCCGCCTGCTCATCACCGAGGCGCTACGCGGCGAAGGGGCTAGGCTCGTCAACGCGGCCGGCGAACCCTTCATGCAGCGCTACGATCCCCGGGCCGATCTGGCCCCGCGCGACATCGTCACCCGGGCCATCCTGGCCGAGATGCTCAAGACCGACCAGGACTGCGTCTATCTCGACGTGGCCAGCTACGTGAAGAACCTGGAAGAGCACTTCCCCACGGTTTACAAGGGCTGTCTGCAGCTTGGCATCGACGTCACCAAGCAGCCCATTCCGGTGGTGCCGGCGGCCCACTACTTCTGCGGCGGGGTGCTCACCGACAGCGCCGGCCGCACCACCCTGGAGCGGCTCTACGCCGCCGGCGAATGCGCCTGCACCGGCATCCACGGGGCCAACCGCCTGGCCAGCACCTCGCTTCTGGAATGCGTACTGTGGGGGCACAGCGCCGGCCAGGACGTGGCCAAGCGAGCCGGCTCCAAGGCGGCCATCGGCCGGCGGCTGCTGGACAGCATCCCGGACTGGGTCAGCCCCGGCTCCAACCGCAACGAGGACCCGGCGCTCATTGCCCAGGACTGGGCCACCATCCGCAACACCATGTGGAACTATGTCGGCATCAACCGGTCGAGTTCCCGGCTCAAGCGGGCTTTCGAGGATCTGCGCGAACTCAACAAGCATATCCACGACTTCTACCGCGAAACGCCCATCAGCAAGGCCATCGTGGACCTGTTTCACGGCTGCCAGGCGGCCTACACCATCACCATCGCGGCCATGCAGAACCGCCGGTCGCTGGGCTGCCATTACCGCATCGACTAG
- a CDS encoding DNA integrity scanning protein DisA nucleotide-binding domain protein — translation MQASTAFAPTSGPAGPLELAARLIPNPSVLSDRGLAVLVETAYRASLKREEGRYPSFQLFSPLAGGAEPVLDLRFSPPQPCTLPTLHRLSPGIPPGPYAFVAKEGPEGLRLEGVSKVEYSGFAALRGRIDYHGGTQFPGLSLSVSAPGKLRASLVCPDQPALYLELREGRLSVCHDNAFSPIFLPLCRQAAQALTHGAEDSGALPSLVKATLARVFALAVAAGHGGMFVFLPPGRAEAAAARTLLSPGVGVAWPNLGRVAQNLAGAGGGQAVHLEQWDTATRVTAQASCVDGAVILDAALSVQAFRVELLARDEDALPLCLSLSPQSTELVPTASLDIAGFGTRHRSAARYVARASGAVAVVVSQDGEMREFVRLPDGRVGVCGPLAPMSVSAPAA, via the coding sequence ATGCAGGCTTCCACCGCTTTCGCTCCGACCTCAGGGCCGGCCGGTCCCCTGGAACTGGCGGCCAGGCTTATTCCCAATCCCTCCGTCCTCTCCGACCGGGGATTGGCTGTCCTGGTCGAGACGGCCTACCGGGCCAGCCTCAAGCGGGAAGAGGGGCGCTATCCGTCGTTTCAACTGTTTTCGCCTCTGGCCGGCGGGGCCGAGCCGGTGCTCGACCTGCGGTTTTCTCCGCCCCAACCCTGTACGCTGCCGACCTTACACCGGCTCTCGCCGGGCATCCCGCCCGGCCCCTATGCGTTTGTGGCCAAGGAAGGGCCGGAGGGGTTGCGGCTGGAAGGCGTGTCCAAGGTCGAGTACTCCGGCTTTGCCGCCCTGCGCGGCCGTATCGACTACCATGGCGGCACCCAGTTCCCGGGCCTTTCGTTAAGCGTCTCGGCCCCGGGAAAGCTGCGGGCGTCGCTGGTCTGCCCGGATCAGCCGGCGCTCTATCTGGAGTTGCGGGAAGGCCGGCTATCGGTTTGTCACGACAACGCTTTTTCGCCCATTTTCCTGCCGCTTTGCCGTCAGGCCGCACAGGCCTTGACCCACGGGGCCGAGGATTCCGGTGCCTTGCCTAGCCTGGTCAAGGCGACCCTGGCCCGGGTGTTCGCCCTGGCCGTGGCCGCCGGCCATGGCGGCATGTTCGTGTTTCTGCCGCCCGGGCGGGCCGAGGCCGCCGCCGCCAGGACGCTCCTGTCGCCCGGGGTCGGCGTGGCCTGGCCCAACCTCGGCCGGGTGGCGCAGAATTTGGCCGGCGCGGGTGGCGGTCAGGCCGTGCATCTGGAGCAATGGGACACGGCTACCCGGGTGACGGCCCAGGCCTCGTGCGTGGACGGGGCGGTGATCCTGGACGCCGCCTTGTCGGTGCAGGCCTTCCGGGTGGAGCTCCTCGCCCGCGACGAGGACGCCTTACCGCTTTGTCTGTCGCTGTCGCCCCAGTCCACGGAGCTGGTCCCTACGGCTTCCCTGGACATCGCCGGCTTCGGCACCCGCCACCGCAGCGCCGCCCGCTATGTGGCTAGGGCGTCTGGAGCCGTGGCGGTGGTGGTATCCCAGGACGGCGAGATGCGGGAATTCGTCCGGCTGCCCGATGGCCGAGTGGGCGTTTGCGGGCCGCTGGCTCCCATGTCCGTATCGGCTCCGGCGGCCTGA
- a CDS encoding tetratricopeptide repeat protein has translation MKISRLLAACVLSLPACLGSPALAGGLDQAKSALAALDAKEYPSAIAQLTEAMDSNELPAEQTHLFLAARGYARAAMGDYNAAIDDYSKAVQLDASYVSAIYNRGNAHFALRHYDQAIDDYSLALETDAKDAKLLNNRGSAWFKKGNLQSAMANFALAIEASPDDPDLYLNRGKVYEALGEPDKAREDFLQVKKLDPSAKTPLD, from the coding sequence TTGAAGATTTCGCGACTGCTGGCCGCCTGCGTGCTGAGCCTGCCGGCCTGCCTTGGCAGCCCGGCCCTGGCCGGCGGCCTGGATCAGGCCAAATCGGCCCTGGCCGCCCTGGACGCCAAGGAATACCCGTCGGCCATAGCCCAGCTCACCGAGGCCATGGACTCCAACGAACTGCCGGCCGAACAGACCCACCTGTTTCTGGCCGCCCGAGGCTACGCCCGGGCCGCCATGGGCGACTATAACGCCGCCATTGACGATTATTCCAAGGCCGTCCAACTCGACGCCAGCTACGTGTCGGCCATCTACAACCGGGGCAACGCCCATTTCGCCCTGCGCCACTACGACCAGGCCATCGACGACTACTCCCTGGCTCTGGAGACCGACGCCAAGGACGCCAAGCTGCTTAACAACCGGGGTTCGGCCTGGTTTAAAAAAGGCAACCTGCAAAGCGCCATGGCCAATTTTGCACTGGCCATCGAAGCTTCGCCCGACGACCCCGACCTCTACCTCAATCGCGGCAAGGTCTACGAAGCCCTGGGCGAGCCGGACAAGGCCCGGGAGGATTTCTTGCAGGTCAAAAAGCTCGATCCTTCCGCCAAAACCCCCCTCGATTAG
- a CDS encoding 16S rRNA (uracil(1498)-N(3))-methyltransferase has product MGRPDAFFIPPEQFAAPFSLTGGEASHCAKVLRKRPGELVRAFDGTGHHGLFRIETVGRDRVELIPESLEETPPPARRLHIAAGFSRSARRDFFLEKAVELGAAGIVFWQAERTQGKMPGDPKEAWTAGLIAAAKQCGAALLPTLACVPGGAAGLTKAGQAYPRRFLLWEDPAVSRPLTPTDLAAAGDTLCVVGPEGGFTDAEATTITAAGFIPVTLGPRVLRWETAALAVLALGLASEAR; this is encoded by the coding sequence GTGGGCCGACCCGACGCCTTTTTCATTCCGCCCGAGCAGTTCGCCGCGCCCTTTTCCCTCACCGGCGGCGAGGCCAGCCACTGCGCCAAGGTGCTGCGCAAACGCCCGGGCGAACTCGTGCGCGCCTTTGACGGCACGGGCCACCACGGGCTTTTTCGCATCGAAACCGTCGGGCGCGACCGGGTGGAGCTTATCCCCGAGAGTCTCGAAGAAACGCCGCCCCCCGCGCGGCGACTTCACATCGCGGCCGGCTTTTCCCGCTCGGCCCGGCGCGACTTTTTTTTGGAAAAGGCCGTGGAACTCGGCGCGGCCGGCATCGTCTTCTGGCAGGCCGAACGCACACAGGGCAAAATGCCCGGCGACCCCAAGGAAGCCTGGACGGCCGGGCTCATCGCCGCTGCCAAACAGTGCGGCGCGGCACTTTTGCCGACGCTCGCCTGCGTGCCCGGCGGTGCGGCCGGCCTGACCAAGGCCGGACAAGCCTACCCCCGCAGATTTCTCCTTTGGGAAGATCCGGCCGTGTCCCGGCCGCTTACCCCGACCGATCTGGCTGCCGCCGGCGACACCCTGTGCGTCGTCGGGCCGGAAGGCGGCTTCACCGACGCCGAGGCCACGACGATCACAGCTGCCGGGTTTATCCCGGTCACCCTCGGCCCGCGCGTGCTGCGCTGGGAAACCGCCGCCCTGGCCGTGCTGGCCCTGGGCCTAGCGTCCGAGGCGAGATAG
- the gcvT gene encoding glycine cleavage system aminomethyltransferase GcvT, producing MEKPTPTPLTDWNREHGAKMVPFAGFDMPVQYTSILAEHEQTRNKAAVFDICHMGEFTLSGDGAAQALGKAVTHDLATLAPGKCRYGFLLNENGGVIDDLIIYCLGVDDYMLVVNGSRIVVDFETIKGRLPAGSNFRNVSAETAKIDLQGPLAFEVLRDRLPGDFSGLKYFNFVWTDFQGVKMMVSRTGYTGELGYELFLPASHAVALWEAITADPRVAPAGLGARDTIRLEMGYPLYGQDLDEEHTPAEAGYGWLLTSPADYVGKGKAAGLRQKLIGLEIPGRRSARHGDAVCDKSGKTVGVVTSASFAPSLGHAVALAYVDASAAEAKDFVVKAARVELPAKRRDLPFYKDGTARKAITG from the coding sequence GTGGAAAAGCCCACCCCCACTCCCCTGACCGACTGGAACCGCGAGCACGGAGCCAAGATGGTCCCCTTTGCCGGCTTCGACATGCCGGTGCAGTACACCTCCATCCTGGCCGAACACGAGCAGACCCGCAACAAAGCCGCCGTCTTCGACATCTGCCACATGGGCGAATTCACCCTGTCCGGCGACGGCGCGGCCCAGGCCCTGGGCAAGGCCGTCACCCACGACCTGGCCACCCTGGCCCCGGGCAAATGCCGCTACGGTTTTCTCCTCAATGAAAATGGCGGCGTCATCGACGACCTCATCATCTACTGCCTGGGCGTGGACGACTACATGCTGGTGGTCAACGGCTCGCGCATCGTCGTGGATTTCGAGACTATCAAGGGCCGGCTGCCGGCCGGCTCGAACTTCCGCAACGTCTCGGCCGAGACGGCCAAGATCGACCTGCAAGGCCCGCTGGCCTTCGAGGTGCTGCGCGACCGCCTGCCCGGCGATTTTTCGGGCCTCAAATACTTCAACTTCGTCTGGACCGACTTCCAGGGCGTCAAGATGATGGTCAGCCGCACCGGCTACACCGGCGAACTGGGCTACGAGCTGTTCCTGCCGGCCAGCCACGCCGTGGCCCTGTGGGAGGCCATCACGGCCGACCCGCGCGTGGCCCCGGCCGGCCTTGGCGCGCGCGACACCATCCGCCTGGAAATGGGCTATCCCCTCTACGGCCAGGACCTCGACGAGGAGCACACCCCAGCCGAGGCCGGTTACGGCTGGCTGCTCACCTCCCCGGCCGACTACGTCGGCAAGGGCAAGGCCGCCGGCCTGCGCCAAAAGCTCATCGGCCTGGAGATTCCCGGCCGCCGCAGCGCCCGCCACGGCGACGCCGTGTGCGACAAGTCCGGCAAGACCGTCGGCGTGGTCACCAGCGCCTCATTCGCCCCGAGCCTTGGCCACGCCGTGGCTCTGGCCTATGTGGACGCCTCGGCCGCCGAGGCCAAGGACTTCGTGGTCAAGGCCGCCCGGGTCGAACTGCCGGCCAAACGCCGCGATCTGCCGTTTTACAAGGACGGCACGGCCAGAAAGGCGATTACGGGGTAA
- a CDS encoding PilZ domain-containing protein, with the protein MGDNKRRRSRVCAQFDAYVYIDGEKIPVSTQNLSLKGALFCPEPRLAPGRDCTVVFELAKDIKVRLKATVVRSNDEGVAIDFDSMDESAFFHLRNMVRYSSQDADRIDDELQVPAFDVDREGGGS; encoded by the coding sequence ATGGGAGACAACAAGAGACGCCGCAGCCGGGTCTGCGCCCAGTTCGACGCGTATGTGTACATCGACGGGGAGAAGATTCCGGTCAGCACCCAGAATCTGAGCCTCAAGGGGGCGCTTTTCTGCCCCGAGCCGCGCTTGGCCCCAGGGCGGGACTGCACGGTGGTTTTTGAACTGGCCAAGGACATCAAGGTGCGGCTCAAGGCCACGGTCGTGCGCTCCAATGACGAAGGCGTCGCCATTGATTTCGACAGCATGGACGAGTCCGCCTTTTTCCATCTGCGCAATATGGTGCGCTATTCCTCCCAGGACGCCGACCGCATTGACGACGAACTGCAAGTGCCGGCCTTTGACGTGGACCGCGAAGGGGGCGGGTCTTGA
- a CDS encoding glycerophosphodiester phosphodiesterase — protein sequence MRKTTLRLAALALALAAASGLAGEALAQSRPAPLVIGHRGACGHRPEHTLASYELAIDMGADYVEPDLVATKDGVLIARHENDISGTTDVAAKFPDRKTKKTIDGTEIDGYFTEDFTLAELRTLRAKERLDFRDHSRDGQFAVSTFEEVIELVKRKEKETGRVIGIYPETKHPTYFRSIGLPLEGKLVEILAKNGYDKAESPVFIQSFEIGNLKDLRQMTPVKLVFLYDEPDMRPYDFVVSGDKRTFAELLSPANLQEIAAFANGIGPWKRLIIKENPDKTLAAPNTVVADAHAAGLTVHPYTFRNEDRYLAKDYGNDPIKEYLQFYELGVDGVFADFPDTAVAAREIFMKEK from the coding sequence ATGCGTAAAACGACCCTTCGACTCGCCGCCCTGGCCCTGGCCCTGGCCGCCGCCAGCGGTCTGGCCGGCGAGGCCCTGGCCCAGTCCCGCCCCGCCCCCCTGGTCATCGGCCACCGGGGCGCCTGCGGCCATCGCCCCGAACACACCCTGGCCTCCTACGAATTGGCTATCGACATGGGGGCCGATTACGTCGAGCCGGACCTCGTCGCCACCAAAGACGGCGTGCTCATCGCCCGCCACGAAAACGACATCAGCGGCACCACCGACGTGGCCGCCAAGTTCCCGGACCGCAAAACCAAGAAAACCATCGATGGAACCGAGATCGATGGCTATTTCACCGAAGACTTCACCCTGGCCGAACTGAGGACCCTACGGGCCAAGGAACGTCTCGACTTCCGCGACCACAGCCGCGACGGCCAGTTCGCCGTGTCGACTTTCGAAGAGGTCATCGAACTGGTCAAACGCAAAGAAAAGGAAACCGGCCGCGTCATCGGCATCTATCCCGAAACCAAGCATCCGACCTATTTCCGAAGCATCGGTCTGCCCCTGGAAGGCAAGCTCGTGGAGATTCTCGCCAAAAACGGCTACGACAAGGCCGAGTCCCCGGTCTTCATCCAGTCCTTCGAGATCGGCAACCTCAAGGACTTGCGCCAAATGACGCCGGTCAAGCTGGTCTTTCTCTACGACGAGCCCGACATGCGTCCCTATGATTTCGTGGTCTCCGGCGACAAACGCACCTTCGCCGAACTGCTCTCACCGGCCAATCTCCAGGAGATCGCCGCCTTCGCCAACGGCATCGGTCCCTGGAAGCGGCTTATTATCAAGGAAAACCCGGACAAGACCCTGGCTGCGCCCAATACCGTGGTGGCCGACGCCCACGCCGCCGGGCTCACCGTGCATCCCTACACTTTCCGCAACGAAGACCGCTACCTGGCCAAGGACTACGGCAACGACCCCATCAAGGAATATCTCCAGTTCTACGAACTCGGCGTTGACGGCGTGTTTGCCGATTTCCCCGACACCGCCGTGGCCGCGCGTGAGATATTTATGAAGGAAAAATAA